One genomic segment of Gemmatimonadota bacterium includes these proteins:
- a CDS encoding diacylglycerol kinase family lipid kinase: MTKAILIANPNAARTAAATVRRIEQVMTGAGWAVEVLATGGPGDARRLAEYGVAQGVDVVAVFGGDGTTMQAAAALVGTDVALGLLPGGTGNLLAGNLRLPSNPVKAAELMVRGVPTRLDLGRMERPDGVHYFAVACGAGVDARVMVETESAMKHKWGMMAYVATTLRIIPEIRSVPFLVTVDGVEQQLDAAMLMVANCGEVIPPLVKLGAGISPHDGYLDLVVFQANKFGGSVRAVWDLLRDAEGTFGKDVFVGYARGKEISVRALDGEQPVQMDGEGGGETPFTATVVPGAIAVMLPAESRAG; the protein is encoded by the coding sequence TTGACCAAGGCCATCCTGATCGCCAATCCGAACGCCGCCCGCACGGCGGCCGCGACGGTGCGGCGCATCGAACAGGTCATGACCGGTGCGGGATGGGCGGTGGAGGTCCTCGCCACAGGCGGGCCGGGCGATGCGCGTCGGCTCGCCGAGTACGGCGTGGCGCAGGGTGTCGATGTCGTCGCCGTCTTCGGCGGCGACGGCACCACGATGCAGGCCGCGGCCGCCCTGGTGGGCACCGACGTGGCGCTCGGCCTGCTGCCGGGCGGCACCGGCAACCTGCTGGCGGGTAACCTGCGGCTGCCGAGCAACCCGGTGAAAGCCGCCGAGTTGATGGTGCGTGGTGTACCGACGCGACTCGACCTCGGGCGGATGGAGCGGCCAGATGGCGTGCACTATTTCGCGGTGGCGTGCGGGGCCGGGGTCGATGCGCGCGTGATGGTCGAGACTGAATCGGCGATGAAGCACAAGTGGGGGATGATGGCGTACGTCGCCACCACCTTGCGCATCATTCCGGAGATCCGCAGCGTGCCGTTCCTCGTCACCGTCGATGGGGTGGAGCAGCAGCTCGACGCGGCGATGCTGATGGTGGCCAACTGCGGCGAGGTGATTCCGCCGCTCGTGAAGCTGGGTGCGGGGATCTCGCCGCACGACGGCTACCTCGACCTGGTGGTGTTCCAGGCCAACAAGTTCGGCGGCTCGGTTCGGGCGGTATGGGACCTCCTGCGCGACGCCGAGGGGACCTTCGGGAAGGATGTCTTCGTGGGGTACGCCCGCGGCAAGGAAATCTCGGTGCGGGCGCTGGATGGCGAGCAGCCGGTCCAGATGGATGGCGAAGGCGGCGGCGAGACCCCCTTCACGGCCACGGTGGTGCCGGGCGCGATCGCGGTGATGCTGCCAGCGGAATCGCGGGCGGGGTGA
- a CDS encoding sigma-54-dependent Fis family transcriptional regulator, which translates to MPNSILLIDDDLAILRSIGALFEQRGWDVYRELTGEAGLATFARSLPDVVLLDLNLPGMDGLEVLEQLRGRDTAVVLLTGDNDVSAAVSAMRSGAENFLVKPVEAEHLLATCERAAEKGRLRRVNRSLIGRGAPVEGFDGLGVSPMMKEVARQLTLLARSDGTPVLIQGEPGTEKMEIARLLHDASPRATAPFIELADGAGDPEWLETLLVGREGGDPASGAGERRQGLLEIADGGTLFLTEVGDLPGPLQATLVGVLEQHAFRRVGGSREIPVDVRVVAATAHSASALLSSGRLREDLYYRLNVMPLVVPPLRERTREDLLGLIRRDLRDLSRAAPGSPTRLTDDALDRLLGYGWPGNAQELRNVIERAMLLARGVEAIGAEHLPGEFRARGDRSIGGTIR; encoded by the coding sequence ATGCCCAACTCGATTCTGCTCATCGATGACGACCTCGCCATCCTCCGCTCGATCGGGGCCCTCTTCGAGCAGCGGGGATGGGACGTCTATCGTGAGCTGACCGGAGAGGCGGGGCTGGCGACCTTTGCGCGCTCGCTCCCGGATGTCGTGCTCCTGGACCTGAATCTGCCGGGGATGGATGGGCTCGAGGTGCTGGAACAGCTGCGCGGTCGCGACACGGCGGTGGTCCTGCTGACCGGCGACAACGATGTGTCCGCCGCGGTGTCGGCGATGCGCAGCGGGGCCGAGAACTTCCTCGTCAAGCCGGTCGAGGCCGAGCACCTGCTCGCGACGTGCGAGCGGGCGGCCGAGAAGGGGCGACTGCGCCGGGTCAATCGGAGCCTGATCGGGCGCGGCGCGCCGGTCGAGGGCTTCGACGGACTCGGTGTGTCGCCGATGATGAAGGAGGTCGCACGGCAGCTCACGCTGCTCGCCCGGAGCGACGGCACGCCGGTGCTGATCCAGGGCGAGCCCGGGACGGAGAAGATGGAGATCGCCCGCCTCCTGCACGACGCGTCGCCCCGCGCCACGGCGCCGTTCATCGAGCTCGCCGACGGGGCCGGGGATCCGGAGTGGCTCGAGACGCTGTTGGTGGGGCGGGAAGGCGGCGACCCCGCGTCGGGCGCCGGCGAGCGGCGGCAGGGCCTGCTCGAGATCGCCGATGGCGGCACGCTCTTTCTGACGGAAGTCGGTGATCTGCCGGGGCCACTCCAGGCGACGCTGGTCGGGGTGCTTGAGCAGCATGCCTTCCGCCGGGTCGGTGGTTCCCGCGAAATTCCGGTCGACGTTCGGGTGGTGGCGGCCACCGCCCATTCCGCGTCGGCGCTGCTCAGCTCCGGTCGCCTGCGTGAAGATCTCTATTACCGGCTGAACGTGATGCCGTTGGTGGTGCCACCGCTTCGCGAGCGGACCCGCGAGGATCTGCTCGGGCTGATTCGCCGGGATCTCCGCGACCTCAGTCGCGCCGCGCCCGGGTCGCCGACGCGGCTGACCGATGATGCACTGGATCGGTTGCTGGGGTACGGTTGGCCGGGCAACGCGCAGGAGCTCCGCAACGTCATCGAGCGGGCGATGCTGCTCGCGCGGGGCGTCGAGGCCATCGGCGCCGAACACCTGCCCGGAGAGTTCCGGGCCAGGGGGGACCGTTCGATCGGCGGCACAATCCGCTGA
- a CDS encoding C40 family peptidase, whose protein sequence is MNALLATAAVVPVLATHSLAAEQVTQLVLGEGAEVLDHHGAMLRIRTILDDYAGWVHEGYVRRLHLGDVEAWLSTAAWSEGALLRDSTGMAIRAPHRARLLLEGSSRARLPDGDVAEILGGSVRPYGDVILASLAQAPSTWAWREFAGAPYLWGGVTASGIDCSGLVQTTFLARGVPLPRDARLQVDMGQRIELADRRADDLLFFRGADSDGITHVAIQAGEDAIVHSTVATGRVTREPCTEGSRAAPLLERLVAVRRLT, encoded by the coding sequence GTGAACGCACTGCTGGCGACAGCCGCCGTGGTGCCGGTGCTCGCGACGCACTCGCTCGCCGCGGAACAGGTGACCCAGCTCGTCCTCGGTGAGGGTGCGGAAGTGCTCGACCATCACGGCGCGATGCTGCGCATCCGCACCATCCTCGACGATTACGCGGGATGGGTGCACGAGGGCTACGTCCGTCGCCTGCATCTCGGCGACGTCGAGGCATGGCTCTCCACGGCGGCATGGTCAGAGGGGGCACTGCTCCGCGACAGCACCGGGATGGCGATCCGGGCGCCGCACCGCGCTCGGCTGCTGCTGGAGGGGAGCTCGCGGGCCCGGCTCCCGGACGGTGACGTGGCCGAGATTCTCGGTGGCTCGGTGCGCCCCTACGGTGACGTGATTCTGGCGAGCCTCGCGCAGGCTCCGTCGACATGGGCGTGGCGCGAGTTTGCTGGCGCACCATACCTCTGGGGCGGCGTCACGGCTTCGGGGATCGATTGTTCCGGCCTGGTGCAGACCACTTTTCTCGCGCGCGGCGTGCCACTCCCGCGTGACGCCCGGCTCCAGGTCGACATGGGACAGCGGATCGAGCTCGCCGATCGCCGCGCCGACGACCTGCTCTTCTTTCGAGGCGCCGACAGCGACGGCATCACGCACGTGGCCATTCAGGCGGGCGAGGACGCCATTGTGCACAGCACGGTGGCGACGGGTCGAGTCACTCGCGAACCGTGCACCGAGGGGAGTCGCGCGGCGCCGCTCCTGGAACGGCTCGTCGCCGTGCGTCGACTGACCTGA
- a CDS encoding haloacid dehalogenase-like hydrolase, translated as MRRLVLFDIDGTLLLSASAGRHAIQAAFAEEFADLSFFESVRFDGKTDPQIVGELYAAAGAPERATPERTIEILDRYLGHLEREVSQRADRVQALPGIVPLLDALAERPAVVVGLLTGNIVRGAALKLGAAGLALERFTLGAYGSDSGHRPDLPPIAAQRAVAHFGRVPSGAEVVILGDTPADVTCGNSIGARAIGVATGAYSREELLAAGAYAAFDTLADTEAVLQAIF; from the coding sequence ATGCGCCGCCTGGTTCTCTTCGACATCGATGGCACCTTGCTGCTGAGTGCCTCGGCCGGTCGGCACGCGATCCAGGCCGCCTTCGCCGAGGAATTCGCCGACCTCTCCTTTTTCGAGTCGGTCCGCTTCGACGGCAAGACCGATCCGCAGATTGTCGGTGAGCTCTATGCGGCCGCCGGCGCGCCGGAGCGGGCCACGCCCGAGCGCACGATCGAAATCCTCGATCGCTACCTGGGCCATCTGGAACGAGAGGTGTCACAGCGTGCCGATCGGGTGCAGGCCCTTCCAGGGATCGTTCCGCTGCTCGATGCCCTGGCCGAGCGTCCCGCGGTTGTTGTCGGACTGCTGACGGGCAACATCGTGCGGGGCGCCGCGCTCAAGCTCGGCGCGGCGGGGCTGGCGCTCGAACGCTTCACGCTCGGCGCCTACGGCTCCGACAGCGGGCACCGCCCTGACCTGCCGCCGATCGCCGCCCAACGGGCCGTCGCACACTTCGGCCGGGTCCCGTCCGGCGCCGAGGTGGTGATCCTCGGGGACACGCCGGCGGACGTCACCTGTGGCAATTCGATCGGCGCCCGAGCCATCGGCGTCGCGACCGGCGCGTATTCGCGCGAGGAGTTGCTCGCGGCCGGGGCCTACGCGGCGTTCGACACCCTGGCCGACACCGAGGCCGTGTTGCAGGCGATCTTCTGA
- the acpS gene encoding holo-ACP synthase: protein MAVIGLGLDVVELPRARALLARHGERILARTLTTEERRYLDSLGDPAPAFAARLAAKEAVYKALQVLPGARAVGWREIGVRRLPDGRPEAVLTGRAADLIAPHQVTVHLSLSHSRDVAAAVAILEG, encoded by the coding sequence GTGGCCGTGATCGGGCTCGGCCTCGACGTGGTGGAGTTGCCCCGGGCCCGGGCGCTGCTCGCGAGGCATGGCGAACGCATTCTGGCGCGCACCTTGACCACTGAGGAGCGTCGGTACCTCGACAGCCTCGGTGACCCCGCGCCCGCCTTCGCCGCGCGCCTGGCAGCCAAGGAGGCGGTCTACAAGGCCCTGCAGGTCCTCCCGGGCGCGCGCGCGGTGGGCTGGCGGGAAATCGGCGTCCGCCGCCTCCCCGATGGACGGCCCGAGGCCGTCCTGACCGGGCGCGCCGCCGACCTGATCGCCCCGCACCAGGTCACGGTGCATCTCTCCCTGAGTCATAGCCGCGACGTCGCGGCGGCGGTCGCGATCCTCGAAGGATGA
- a CDS encoding FTR1 family protein, giving the protein MNLIYAVLLLASPTAPSTDSAVVARRVAASAQLAAQEYRIGVVAGKIVAAAEVEEARLFLNEAIRSAKLLPIIAAGPTVAGLERALGLVERTGAPDSVDLAVRNLTDALASSLRVVLVEMPERTPSLARGRELFQRECSACHGELGKGDGAAGRALKPPPPSLADPVGLMAATPLGYYQRITMGVNGTAMPAFESRLPLEDRWALAVYASTLRQAVPTGVVPEGMQTFSAVAKLSDAEILAALGAGATRGELAAVRAFQATDDETAVIAGVFTTVRGKVSESTTLAGQGRHTDAVAAAFDAYLAFEKVERAVRSREPALATKLETSFATLRARAGGGATAAELAGLAGTLAAELEQAERIVSDQVSSTNLFVQSLMIMLREGLEAILIIGALMAFLSRVGAGHRRRDIHIGVGAAVALSLLTAVLLETVFALSPSNQETMEGFTMVAAVGVLFYVSYWLLSKMEVQKWNAFVKDKMQEAVSGGSVFALASAAFLAVYREGFETVLFYKALFLSGGSGSFAPVVLGIGVGSVVLAIVYVAINRYGVRLPLKPFFAVTSAFLYYTAFVFAGKAVAELQAGNTLPTTMLIGWPRVPALGIYPTVESMLAQGVLALLAVIALGWVFLVQRPRDAVRDAALADAPAAPQPDPMRGSVADGPGVEKAVLRSLERMEGDLAAIRGEVERLKQTVVESAVEKS; this is encoded by the coding sequence ATGAATCTCATCTATGCGGTCCTTCTGCTGGCTTCTCCGACGGCTCCGTCCACCGACTCTGCGGTCGTGGCGCGGCGCGTGGCGGCGTCGGCGCAGCTCGCGGCCCAGGAGTACCGGATCGGGGTCGTGGCCGGCAAGATCGTGGCGGCGGCAGAGGTCGAGGAGGCTCGGCTCTTCCTGAACGAAGCAATTCGTTCCGCGAAGCTCCTCCCCATCATCGCGGCCGGGCCGACGGTCGCGGGGCTCGAGCGGGCGCTGGGCCTCGTCGAGCGGACCGGCGCGCCGGACTCGGTCGACCTCGCGGTGCGGAATCTGACCGACGCCCTCGCCAGCTCGCTCCGGGTGGTGCTCGTCGAGATGCCCGAGCGGACCCCCTCGTTGGCCCGCGGCCGGGAGCTGTTCCAGCGCGAGTGTTCGGCGTGCCATGGTGAGTTGGGCAAGGGCGACGGCGCCGCGGGCCGGGCGCTCAAGCCGCCACCACCGAGTCTCGCTGACCCGGTGGGGCTGATGGCGGCCACGCCGCTCGGCTACTACCAGCGCATCACCATGGGCGTCAACGGTACCGCGATGCCCGCCTTCGAGAGCCGGCTTCCGCTTGAGGATCGCTGGGCACTCGCCGTCTACGCGTCGACCCTCCGTCAGGCCGTGCCGACCGGTGTTGTGCCCGAAGGGATGCAGACCTTTTCCGCCGTGGCGAAGCTGAGCGACGCCGAGATTCTCGCGGCGCTCGGTGCCGGCGCCACGCGTGGGGAGCTGGCCGCCGTTCGCGCGTTCCAGGCGACCGACGACGAGACTGCGGTAATCGCCGGGGTCTTCACGACGGTGCGCGGCAAGGTCTCGGAGTCCACCACCCTCGCGGGCCAGGGTCGTCACACCGACGCGGTGGCCGCGGCGTTCGACGCCTACCTCGCCTTCGAGAAGGTCGAGCGCGCGGTGCGCAGTCGCGAGCCCGCGCTCGCCACCAAGCTCGAGACGTCGTTCGCGACGCTCCGCGCCCGCGCCGGCGGCGGCGCCACCGCGGCGGAGCTGGCCGGACTCGCCGGCACGCTGGCGGCCGAACTCGAGCAGGCCGAACGCATCGTGAGCGACCAGGTCTCGTCGACCAACCTCTTCGTGCAGTCGCTGATGATCATGCTGCGCGAAGGCCTCGAGGCGATCCTGATCATCGGTGCGCTGATGGCCTTCCTCTCGCGCGTCGGGGCGGGGCACCGTCGCCGCGACATCCACATCGGCGTCGGCGCCGCGGTGGCCCTCTCGTTGCTCACGGCCGTGCTGCTGGAGACGGTGTTCGCGCTCTCGCCGAGCAACCAGGAGACGATGGAAGGGTTCACGATGGTCGCCGCGGTCGGCGTGCTCTTCTACGTGAGCTACTGGTTGTTGTCGAAGATGGAAGTGCAGAAGTGGAATGCGTTCGTCAAGGACAAGATGCAGGAGGCGGTCTCGGGTGGTTCCGTCTTCGCCCTTGCCTCGGCGGCGTTCCTGGCGGTCTATCGCGAGGGCTTCGAGACGGTGCTCTTCTACAAGGCACTCTTCCTCTCCGGCGGGAGCGGCTCGTTTGCGCCGGTGGTGCTGGGCATCGGTGTCGGCAGCGTCGTGCTGGCGATCGTGTACGTCGCGATCAATCGGTACGGCGTGCGGCTCCCGCTGAAGCCCTTCTTCGCCGTGACGTCGGCATTCCTCTACTACACCGCGTTCGTCTTTGCCGGCAAGGCGGTCGCCGAGTTGCAGGCCGGCAACACGCTCCCGACGACGATGCTGATCGGTTGGCCACGGGTGCCTGCGCTCGGCATCTACCCGACCGTCGAATCGATGCTGGCGCAGGGCGTGCTGGCGCTGCTCGCGGTGATCGCGCTCGGCTGGGTCTTCCTGGTGCAGCGCCCGCGCGATGCCGTACGTGACGCCGCGCTCGCCGACGCACCGGCCGCACCGCAGCCCGATCCGATGCGGGGCTCGGTGGCGGATGGGCCTGGCGTCGAGAAGGCCGTGTTGCGATCGCTGGAGCGGATGGAAGGGGATCTGGCGGCGATTCGCGGGGAAGTGGAGCGGTTGAAGCAGACGGTGGTGGAATCGGCGGTGGAGAAGTCGTAG
- a CDS encoding prolipoprotein diacylglyceryl transferase, with protein sequence MTNAYPLKFSVGPLFGRGPFEITGFGLMMMLAFLTAAWVADQEGRRQGFKADYAGDIVMGAVIGGIIGAKLWYVALFGADALFSRGGLVWYGGFVGGTLGVIFMGWWRKVPIRWTMHLVAPALAAGYAVGRVGCYVVGDDYGRPTSLPWAVAFPDGEPATRASTLAAQFGVTLPAGTAPDAILAVHPTQLYEVTLMLIAFALLWRWRLSPRGTGWLFGAYLVFAGFERFIVEIVRAKDDRFLGVFTIAQLTSIVLILSGSALIATLSGKGTISPGIWLEKGAQKT encoded by the coding sequence ATGACCAACGCCTACCCGCTCAAGTTTTCTGTCGGTCCACTCTTCGGCAGGGGTCCGTTCGAAATCACCGGCTTCGGGCTGATGATGATGCTCGCCTTCCTGACCGCCGCGTGGGTCGCGGACCAGGAGGGACGGCGACAGGGCTTCAAGGCCGACTATGCCGGCGACATCGTCATGGGCGCCGTGATCGGCGGGATCATCGGAGCCAAGCTCTGGTACGTGGCACTGTTCGGCGCGGACGCGCTCTTCTCGCGCGGCGGCCTGGTCTGGTACGGCGGCTTCGTCGGCGGCACGCTGGGCGTGATCTTCATGGGATGGTGGCGCAAGGTGCCCATCCGCTGGACGATGCACCTGGTCGCCCCGGCGTTGGCGGCGGGCTACGCCGTCGGCCGCGTCGGCTGCTACGTCGTGGGCGACGACTACGGCCGGCCGACCTCCCTCCCCTGGGCCGTGGCGTTCCCCGATGGCGAGCCGGCCACCCGTGCCTCGACCCTCGCGGCGCAATTCGGCGTCACGCTCCCCGCAGGCACCGCGCCGGACGCGATCCTCGCCGTCCACCCGACGCAGCTCTACGAGGTGACGCTGATGCTGATCGCCTTCGCGCTGCTCTGGCGGTGGCGGTTGTCGCCGCGCGGGACCGGATGGCTCTTCGGGGCGTATCTCGTCTTCGCGGGCTTCGAGCGCTTCATCGTCGAGATTGTTCGCGCCAAGGACGATCGCTTCCTCGGCGTCTTCACCATCGCGCAATTGACCTCGATCGTGTTGATCCTCAGTGGCAGCGCGCTCATCGCGACGTTGAGCGGAAAGGGGACAATTTCACCCGGAATTTGGCTCGAAAAGGGAGCGCAAAAGACGTGA
- the tsaD gene encoding tRNA (adenosine(37)-N6)-threonylcarbamoyltransferase complex transferase subunit TsaD, which yields MRVLALETSCDETSAAVVQREGGVTTLAGLAILSQDVHRIFGGVVPELASRAHLAMLAPVVEQALAEAGITLQEIDGIAVTSGPGLLGALLVGVTWAKTVAWHERLPLVGVHHLEGHLFAPTLEDPMAAPPFTALLVSGGHTLLLDVPAWGEYHQIGETRDDAAGEAFDKVGALLGLDYPAGAAIEKLAATGDPTRFRFPRPLLKGVAHADRFAFSFSGLKTAVLRAVQQSPDLEADRAHIARGFQDAAIEVMVSKTVAAAKEFGRELIVLGGGVACNRTLADALRRATEGIAHVSVASPRLNTDNAAMIGAAGAWRLVAGERHLYDLEARDTFPLPGLIPPVGATP from the coding sequence ATGCGCGTCCTGGCGCTGGAGACCTCCTGTGACGAAACCTCCGCCGCCGTGGTGCAGCGCGAGGGCGGCGTGACCACGTTGGCGGGGCTGGCGATCCTCTCCCAGGACGTGCACCGCATCTTCGGCGGCGTCGTGCCCGAGCTTGCCTCACGGGCCCATCTCGCCATGCTGGCACCGGTCGTGGAGCAGGCGCTCGCCGAGGCCGGGATCACCCTGCAGGAGATCGACGGCATCGCCGTCACGTCGGGGCCAGGACTCCTCGGTGCCTTGCTGGTCGGCGTCACCTGGGCCAAGACGGTCGCCTGGCACGAGCGGCTCCCGCTCGTCGGCGTGCATCACCTCGAGGGCCATCTCTTTGCGCCGACGCTCGAGGACCCGATGGCCGCACCGCCCTTCACGGCGCTCCTCGTCAGTGGCGGGCACACCCTGCTGCTCGATGTGCCCGCCTGGGGCGAGTATCACCAGATCGGCGAGACGCGCGACGACGCGGCCGGCGAGGCGTTCGACAAGGTGGGCGCCCTCCTCGGACTGGACTATCCGGCGGGTGCCGCGATCGAAAAACTGGCGGCCACGGGCGACCCGACCCGCTTCCGCTTCCCCCGCCCGCTCCTCAAGGGCGTCGCCCACGCCGATCGCTTTGCGTTCTCCTTCAGCGGCCTCAAGACGGCCGTCCTGCGCGCCGTGCAACAGAGCCCCGACCTCGAGGCCGATCGCGCGCACATCGCGCGCGGCTTCCAGGACGCCGCAATCGAGGTGATGGTGAGCAAGACCGTCGCGGCCGCCAAGGAATTCGGCCGCGAGTTGATCGTGCTCGGCGGCGGTGTGGCCTGCAACCGCACCCTGGCCGACGCCCTGCGCCGGGCGACCGAGGGCATCGCGCACGTCTCGGTCGCCTCGCCGCGACTCAACACCGACAACGCCGCGATGATCGGGGCGGCCGGTGCCTGGCGCCTGGTCGCCGGCGAACGGCACCTCTACGACCTCGAGGCACGCGACACCTTCCCCCTCCCGGGACTCATCCCCCCGGTCGGAGCCACACCATGA
- a CDS encoding TlpA family protein disulfide reductase — translation MSRSPTSTWAAVLLVAGGLGLGAWALTRYATPPEGAHVGDRAPDFRVERLLDGDSIGLRTAYAGQVVLVNLWATWCGPCRKEMPSMQAAYHTYEARGFRVAAVSLDEGDAAPVRAFATELGLTFDLLQDRSNRSQEIFQAIGLPHSVLIGRDGRVKWVALGAEEWMSAENRARIEALLDDGE, via the coding sequence GTGAGTCGATCACCGACCTCGACGTGGGCCGCCGTCCTGCTGGTCGCCGGCGGTCTCGGGCTCGGCGCGTGGGCCCTGACCCGCTATGCCACGCCGCCCGAGGGCGCCCATGTCGGGGACCGCGCGCCCGACTTCCGCGTCGAACGACTCCTCGACGGCGACTCGATCGGGTTGCGCACCGCCTATGCGGGCCAGGTCGTGCTGGTGAATCTTTGGGCCACCTGGTGCGGCCCCTGCCGCAAGGAGATGCCGTCGATGCAGGCGGCGTATCACACCTATGAGGCCCGAGGCTTCCGGGTGGCGGCGGTCTCGCTCGACGAGGGGGATGCCGCACCGGTCCGCGCGTTTGCGACCGAACTCGGTCTCACCTTCGACCTGCTGCAGGACCGCAGCAACCGGAGTCAGGAGATCTTTCAAGCGATCGGGTTGCCGCACAGCGTCCTCATCGGTCGGGATGGCCGCGTGAAGTGGGTCGCGCTCGGGGCGGAGGAGTGGATGTCCGCGGAGAATCGCGCACGGATCGAGGCCCTCCTCGACGACGGCGAGTAG
- a CDS encoding TlpA family protein disulfide reductase, with translation MNRQWFVVIGVVAAIGIGATLMVRNAPPRIEVGAVAPDFTVTNLATSKPVSLQHEYRGKVTLVNIWATWCGPCREEIPALDSLYRALAPKGLRIAAVSVDQGAAADVVKFMNEFHVTFDVLHDPKGAIQELYQSPKVPQSYLIGRDGRFVRIVYGSHPWASPGNRKIIEQLLSEPSSGSE, from the coding sequence ATGAACCGGCAATGGTTCGTGGTCATCGGCGTGGTGGCCGCCATCGGCATCGGCGCGACCCTCATGGTGCGCAACGCCCCGCCCCGCATTGAAGTCGGTGCCGTCGCGCCCGACTTCACGGTGACGAACCTGGCGACCAGCAAGCCCGTGTCGTTGCAGCACGAGTATCGCGGCAAGGTGACGCTGGTGAACATCTGGGCGACGTGGTGTGGTCCGTGTCGCGAGGAAATCCCGGCGCTCGACTCGCTCTACCGTGCGCTCGCCCCGAAGGGACTCCGGATTGCGGCGGTCTCGGTCGACCAGGGCGCGGCCGCGGATGTCGTCAAGTTCATGAACGAATTTCACGTGACCTTCGACGTGCTGCACGATCCGAAGGGCGCGATCCAGGAATTGTACCAGTCGCCCAAGGTGCCGCAGAGTTATCTGATCGGCCGCGATGGGCGATTCGTCCGGATCGTCTACGGCTCCCATCCGTGGGCCTCGCCGGGCAATCGGAAGATCATCGAGCAGCTGCTCAGCGAACCGTCGAGCGGCTCGGAGTGA
- the rpe gene encoding ribulose-phosphate 3-epimerase: protein MNIQIAPSVLSCDLGRLREQVEQAEAGGAAWLHVDVMDGHFVPNLTFGAPMIRALRKISALPIDVHLMVERPEQYLAEYAELGAAVFAFHPESTVHVQRHLAAARERGMKAGLVLNPSTPVSWLEEVIDDLDLVLIMSVNPGFGGQGYLPASTAKIRRVRELLDRHGRQDVVLEVDGGITVKTIRAAVVAGADTFVAGTAVFGQPDIAEAVRALHRAAAGTEG, encoded by the coding sequence GTGAACATTCAGATTGCCCCGAGCGTCCTGAGCTGCGACCTGGGCCGCCTGCGCGAGCAGGTCGAACAGGCCGAGGCTGGCGGCGCCGCCTGGTTGCACGTCGACGTGATGGACGGGCACTTCGTGCCCAACCTGACGTTTGGCGCTCCGATGATTCGCGCGCTGCGGAAGATCAGCGCGTTGCCGATCGACGTGCACCTGATGGTCGAGCGGCCGGAGCAGTACCTCGCCGAGTACGCCGAGCTCGGCGCGGCGGTCTTTGCCTTCCACCCGGAGTCGACGGTGCATGTGCAGCGTCACCTGGCCGCGGCGCGGGAGCGCGGGATGAAGGCGGGGCTGGTGCTGAATCCGTCGACCCCGGTGTCATGGCTCGAGGAAGTCATCGACGACCTCGACCTCGTGCTGATCATGTCGGTGAATCCCGGCTTCGGCGGCCAGGGCTATCTCCCCGCGTCCACGGCCAAGATCCGGCGCGTGCGCGAGCTTCTCGATCGTCATGGGCGGCAGGACGTGGTGCTCGAGGTCGACGGCGGGATCACCGTCAAGACGATCCGCGCCGCCGTCGTCGCGGGCGCCGACACCTTCGTCGCCGGCACCGCCGTCTTCGGGCAACCCGACATTGCGGAGGCCGTGCGGGCACTGCACCGGGCCGCCGCCGGCACGGAGGGGTGA
- a CDS encoding PASTA domain-containing protein codes for MNDGWRRRPTIGLGLILFVAAVAGYWSTCVLYPARLVPEREEVPALRGLDQTEAMARLTAQSLRGRVVDTVSDGEAPSGSVAWQSPAPGTILPQGALVRVALSSGPPPIAVPDLEGFDVPLASTVLRAAGLTVGALDTVPSSADGGTVVRTIPGSGAAARLGQPVTLSVSRGVPIIPVPSLVGLTLDGARDRLAAVGLTVGTLTQRFEGAPGTVVDQSPAAGTLVTKGQPIALSVSGAME; via the coding sequence ATGAACGACGGCTGGCGACGGCGCCCCACGATCGGTCTCGGCCTGATCCTCTTCGTGGCCGCGGTGGCGGGATACTGGTCGACCTGCGTGTTGTATCCTGCGCGGCTGGTGCCGGAGCGTGAGGAAGTGCCAGCGTTGCGGGGACTCGACCAGACCGAGGCCATGGCCCGATTGACGGCGCAGTCGCTGCGCGGCCGGGTGGTCGACACAGTGTCGGACGGCGAGGCGCCGAGTGGCAGCGTGGCGTGGCAATCGCCCGCCCCGGGGACCATCCTGCCGCAGGGGGCACTGGTTCGAGTGGCGCTGAGCAGTGGTCCGCCGCCGATCGCCGTCCCGGATCTCGAGGGGTTCGACGTCCCCCTCGCGAGCACCGTACTCCGCGCGGCCGGCTTGACGGTTGGCGCGCTGGACACGGTCCCGAGCAGCGCCGATGGGGGCACTGTCGTACGCACCATCCCGGGAAGTGGCGCTGCTGCACGACTCGGCCAGCCGGTGACGCTGAGCGTGAGCCGGGGTGTCCCGATCATCCCGGTGCCAAGTCTCGTGGGGCTGACACTGGACGGGGCACGCGATCGGCTCGCCGCCGTCGGTTTGACGGTCGGCACCCTGACGCAGCGGTTCGAGGGAGCACCCGGCACGGTGGTTGACCAATCACCGGCGGCCGGGACACTGGTCACCAAGGGACAGCCGATTGCGCTGTCCGTGAGTGGAGCGATGGAGTGA